One window from the genome of Chitinophagaceae bacterium encodes:
- a CDS encoding MarR family transcriptional regulator — protein MDKNRDEFINETGLFFEYIGVARNAGKVLGYLMSDNRNEVSFQDIQEGLSISKGSASQTLKWLLQNGFVEKVIKSGDRKSYYRFKLQPVENILKERIAVISKLIALFRKGNDIRGNANDKLGKSIEEAAISYQWIVNKMQEWIIELKEQQSKQI, from the coding sequence ATGGATAAAAATCGTGACGAATTCATCAATGAAACAGGTTTGTTCTTTGAGTATATTGGTGTAGCACGAAATGCCGGTAAAGTATTGGGCTACCTGATGTCTGACAATCGAAATGAAGTTTCTTTTCAGGATATTCAGGAAGGGCTTTCAATCAGCAAAGGTTCTGCAAGTCAGACATTGAAATGGCTTTTGCAAAACGGCTTTGTAGAAAAAGTCATCAAATCGGGAGACAGAAAATCCTATTACCGATTTAAGCTGCAACCGGTGGAAAACATTTTAAAAGAAAGAATTGCTGTAATCAGCAAATTGATTGCATTATTTAGAAAAGGCAATGACATCAGAGGGAATGCAAATGATAAATTGGGAAAAAGTATAGAGGAAGCAGCTATATCCTATCAGTGGATTGTCAATAAAATGCAGGAATGGATAATTGAATTAAAGGAACAACAATCAAAACAAATATAA